From Nicotiana tabacum cultivar K326 chromosome 15, ASM71507v2, whole genome shotgun sequence, the proteins below share one genomic window:
- the LOC107806128 gene encoding nuclear transcription factor Y subunit C-2-like: MRQAGAYSGILSGGISKTGPHSLPLARIKKIMKKSSDDVKMISGEAPIIFSKACELFIEKLTKRAWIITMQGKRRTLHKEDVASAVIATDVFDFLVNLVTESNVADNKCEVNEDSQVIVET; the protein is encoded by the coding sequence ATGAGGCAAGCAGGGGCATATTCAGGAATTCTTTCAGGAGGAATATCAAAGACAGGGCCACACTCATTACCATTAGCAAGAATCAAGAAAATAATGAAGAAATCAAGTGATGATGTGAAGATGATATCTGGAGAAGCTCCCATTATTTTTTCTAAGGCATGTGAATTATTCATTGAAAAACTCACAAAAAGGGCATGGATTATAACCATGCAAGGGAAAAGAAGAACTCTACATAAAGAAGATGTTGCATCTGCTGTTATAGCAACTGatgtctttgatttccttgttaaTTTGGTTACTGAGTCTAATGTTGCTGATAATAAGTGTGAGGTGAATGAGGATTCTCAAGTTATTGTGGAGACATAG
- the LOC107806130 gene encoding LIM domain-containing protein WLIM2b-like encodes MSFSGTQTKCKACDKAVYAAEVISASGVNYHNTCFRCSHCNGRLALSNYSSLDGALFCKPHFEQLLKEKGSASFKSTSLGRNNDLNRCPSKLSSLFSGTQEKCAACKKTVYPLEKVTVDGEFYHQSCFKCAHGGCKLTTSSYAALDGLLYCKPHFSQLFKEKGSYNHLTTTTNKKNSGSNDEQEISTTTEAEPQAAEETQD; translated from the exons atgTCTTTTTCAGGAACCCAAACAAAATGCAAGGCATGTGATAAAGCTGTGTATGCTGCAGAAGTGATCTCTGCAAGTGGTGTTAATTATCATAATACTTGTTTCAGATGTAGCCATTGCAATGGACGACTTGCT TTGAGCAACTACTCTAGCCTAGATGGAGCTTTATTTTGCAAGCCACATTTTGAACAGCTACTCAAGGAGAAAGGAAGTGCCTCTTTTAAGTCCACATCAC TTGGGAGGAACAATGACCTG AACAGATGCCCTAGCAAATTGTCCTCTCTATTTTCCGGCACTCAAGAAAAATGTGCAGCATGCAAGAAAACTGTGTACCCATTGGAAAAG GTGACAGTAGATGGAGAATTTTACCACCAATCTTGCTTCAAGTGTGCACATGGTGGATGCAAACTTACAACATCATCATATGCAGCATTAGATGGACTTCTCTATTGCAAACCTCATTTCTCTCAATTATTCAAAGAAAAGGGTTCCTATAATCATCTTACAACAactacaaacaaaaaaaatagtgGATCAAATGATGAACAAGAAATCTCTACTACTACTGAAGCTGAACCACAGGCTGCAGAAGAGACTCAAGATTAG